One Paracidovorax avenae ATCC 19860 genomic region harbors:
- a CDS encoding IPTL-CTERM sorting domain-containing protein, translating into MLRHPLRWLAGAALALTLCTPVAAQWVVPPGSSLDVPPGGAVDISCTSLDMQGTLNLSGGTLSVDSSATFASGSNVTGSGGTISVGGDLIATGPVNTGNNTLVLRDGCDPGNTSQISGNIVVQNLVLQSTTGRNFVLPAGANITVLGSLTIQGTQAQPVQLTSASGTAVVNLGPNATITRNFASVPPTVQIGAAATAVTSIPTLSEYGLVLLSLLMGALMAWKRRGPAPRPHSAR; encoded by the coding sequence ATGCTTCGTCACCCACTGCGCTGGCTTGCCGGCGCCGCGCTCGCGCTCACCCTCTGCACTCCGGTCGCGGCCCAATGGGTGGTCCCGCCCGGCTCCTCGCTCGACGTGCCTCCGGGCGGTGCCGTGGACATCTCCTGCACGTCGCTGGACATGCAGGGCACGCTGAACCTGAGCGGCGGCACGCTGTCGGTGGACTCCTCCGCCACCTTCGCCTCCGGCTCCAACGTGACCGGCTCCGGCGGCACCATCTCGGTGGGTGGAGACCTCATCGCCACGGGCCCGGTGAACACCGGCAACAACACGCTCGTGCTGCGCGACGGATGCGACCCGGGCAATACGTCCCAGATCAGCGGCAACATCGTCGTGCAGAACCTCGTGCTGCAGAGCACGACGGGCCGCAACTTCGTCCTGCCCGCAGGCGCCAACATCACGGTGCTGGGCTCGCTGACGATCCAGGGCACCCAGGCGCAGCCGGTGCAGCTCACTTCGGCCAGCGGCACGGCCGTGGTGAACCTGGGCCCGAATGCCACCATCACCCGCAATTTCGCCAGCGTGCCGCCGACGGTGCAGATCGGCGCCGCCGCGACGGCAGTGACCTCGATTCCCACGCTCAGCGAATACGGCCTGGTGCTGCTGTCCCTGCTGATGGGCGCGCTCATGGCCTGGAAACGCCGCGGACCGGCACCACGCCCGCACAGCGCACGCTGA
- a CDS encoding ABC transporter permease, which translates to MLALLRTFSWQELRRHPWRTAVAMVSVMLGVALAFAVHVIHASALSEFSQAVRAAGGQPDLQLRAAQGDLPEALYGPVATHALVARAGPVLEVSVQASAPGRSPVALRVVAADTLLLGAMAPELAPQPFPDAGRLAILSPATLFLNAAALQALGLQADRGSPVTLRQGLSGNAARIAGTVAAAGPPLAVMDIGAAQDFFGRAGRLSRIDVQLQPGRRVEDFQAALPQMLQAAGLEAADAAGLAVVRPQDTARRTDDLSRAYRVNLTVLALVALFTGGYLVFSVLALSVARRSPQFALLAVLGATPRMRRALVLAESAALGAAGSVAGIALGTGLAALALRAMGGDLGGGYFEGVRPSLQWSAGAALLYAALGTAAALAGGWWPARSAERLAPAVALKGAGTASDMQPRLALPALCAAAGCALAFAPPVAGLPLGAYASVALLLVGGIGLLPVLVHGLLGLLAPWAGRRPLPMLAVERARRMHGMAAVAVGGVVASLALSVALTVMVASFRGSVLQWLDTALPAPLYLRATGGGGGGGDAPFPPGWDDTVARLPGVERVEALRIGSLLLDPSRPAVALLARSFGRGAAQALPLREAPLPVPPGRIAVYVSEALADLYGVRPGASWPALSRAMALRTRGAGQPTAEFFVAGIWRDYVRQFGAVAMERTDYIRLTGDAGIDDLAIWPVPGADEAALRSAITDRLPQALREGAEPAIEFSTAQAIRERSLALFDRSFAVTYWLQAVAIGIGLFGIAASFSAQVLARRKELGLLSHLGLTRPQILGVVAGEGAAWTAAGAVAGLALGCAVSAVLVHVVNPQSFHWTMEMHIPAARLALLCCAVVATGTVAAWLACYSSASRHAELALREDW; encoded by the coding sequence ATGCTCGCCTTGCTCCGCACCTTTTCCTGGCAGGAACTGCGCCGCCATCCCTGGCGCACCGCGGTGGCCATGGTTTCCGTCATGCTGGGCGTGGCACTTGCCTTCGCGGTGCATGTGATCCATGCCTCCGCACTCTCGGAGTTCAGCCAGGCCGTGCGCGCGGCCGGCGGCCAGCCCGACCTGCAACTGCGCGCCGCGCAGGGCGACCTGCCCGAGGCGCTGTACGGCCCCGTGGCCACCCATGCCCTCGTAGCCAGGGCCGGTCCCGTGCTGGAGGTTTCCGTGCAGGCCAGCGCGCCCGGACGCAGCCCGGTGGCGCTGCGCGTGGTGGCAGCGGACACGCTGCTGCTCGGGGCCATGGCGCCGGAGCTCGCGCCGCAGCCGTTCCCGGACGCGGGCCGGCTCGCCATCCTGTCGCCCGCCACGCTGTTCCTCAATGCAGCCGCGCTGCAGGCCCTGGGGCTGCAGGCCGACCGCGGCAGCCCCGTCACCTTGCGGCAGGGCCTGTCGGGGAACGCAGCCCGGATAGCCGGCACGGTGGCGGCCGCGGGGCCGCCGCTGGCGGTGATGGACATTGGCGCGGCGCAGGATTTCTTCGGCCGTGCGGGCCGGCTGAGCCGCATCGACGTGCAATTGCAGCCCGGCCGCCGCGTGGAGGATTTCCAGGCAGCGCTGCCGCAGATGCTGCAGGCCGCGGGCCTGGAGGCGGCCGATGCGGCGGGCCTTGCCGTGGTGCGGCCGCAGGACACGGCCCGGCGCACGGACGACCTGTCGCGCGCCTACCGGGTGAACCTGACGGTGCTGGCCCTGGTCGCGCTCTTCACCGGGGGCTACCTGGTGTTCTCCGTGCTGGCGCTGAGCGTGGCGCGCCGCAGTCCGCAATTCGCGCTGTTGGCGGTGCTCGGCGCCACGCCGCGCATGCGGCGGGCCCTGGTACTGGCCGAGTCCGCGGCCCTGGGGGCTGCCGGCAGCGTGGCCGGCATCGCGCTCGGCACGGGCCTGGCCGCGCTGGCACTGCGTGCCATGGGTGGCGACCTGGGCGGAGGGTATTTCGAGGGTGTGCGCCCCTCGCTGCAGTGGAGTGCCGGCGCCGCGCTGCTGTACGCGGCGCTGGGGACCGCGGCCGCGCTGGCGGGGGGCTGGTGGCCCGCGCGATCGGCGGAACGGCTGGCGCCGGCCGTCGCTCTCAAGGGGGCGGGCACGGCCTCCGACATGCAGCCCCGGCTGGCACTGCCCGCGCTGTGCGCCGCGGCGGGGTGTGCGCTGGCATTCGCGCCGCCGGTGGCGGGGCTGCCGCTCGGCGCGTACGCGTCGGTCGCGTTGCTGCTGGTGGGCGGCATCGGCCTGCTGCCGGTGCTGGTGCACGGGCTGCTGGGCCTGCTGGCACCCTGGGCGGGCCGCCGCCCGCTGCCGATGCTCGCCGTGGAGCGTGCGCGGCGGATGCACGGCATGGCGGCCGTGGCGGTCGGCGGCGTGGTCGCCAGCCTGGCCCTGTCCGTGGCATTGACGGTGATGGTGGCCAGCTTCCGCGGCTCGGTGCTGCAGTGGCTGGACACCGCGCTGCCCGCGCCGCTGTACCTGCGTGCGACGGGGGGCGGCGGGGGCGGCGGCGATGCGCCCTTTCCGCCGGGATGGGACGACACCGTGGCGCGGCTGCCCGGCGTGGAACGGGTCGAGGCGCTGCGCATCGGCAGCCTGCTGCTGGATCCCTCACGCCCCGCCGTGGCGCTGCTGGCCCGGTCCTTCGGGCGCGGCGCGGCGCAGGCACTGCCGCTGCGCGAGGCCCCGCTGCCCGTGCCTCCGGGCCGTATCGCGGTGTACGTGAGCGAAGCGCTGGCCGACCTGTACGGGGTGCGGCCGGGCGCCAGCTGGCCGGCACTGTCCCGGGCGATGGCACTGCGCACCCGGGGTGCCGGACAGCCCACGGCCGAGTTCTTCGTCGCAGGCATATGGCGCGACTATGTGCGCCAGTTCGGCGCGGTGGCCATGGAGCGCACCGACTACATCCGGCTCACCGGCGATGCCGGCATCGACGATCTGGCGATATGGCCCGTGCCGGGCGCGGACGAGGCCGCGCTGCGGTCCGCCATCACGGACCGGCTGCCGCAGGCCCTGCGCGAGGGCGCGGAGCCTGCCATCGAGTTCAGCACCGCACAGGCGATCCGGGAACGCTCCCTCGCGCTCTTCGACCGCAGTTTCGCTGTGACCTACTGGCTGCAGGCCGTGGCCATCGGCATCGGGCTGTTCGGCATCGCGGCGAGCTTCTCGGCGCAGGTGCTCGCGCGGCGCAAAGAACTGGGCCTGCTGTCGCACCTGGGCCTGACGCGTCCGCAGATCCTCGGCGTGGTGGCCGGCGAAGGCGCTGCATGGACCGCCGCCGGGGCCGTCGCCGGACTGGCGCTCGGATGTGCCGTCTCGGCCGTGCTCGTCCACGTGGTGAATCCGCAGAGCTTCCACTGGACCATGGAGATGCACATCCCCGCGGCGCGGCTGGCGCTGCTGTGCTGCGCGGTCGTCGCCACCGGCACGGTGGCAGCGTGGCTTGCGTGCTACTCGTCCGCATCCCGCCATGCAGAACTGGCACTCCGGGAAGACTGGTGA
- a CDS encoding Hsp20/alpha crystallin family protein, with translation MNSLVTRGGLLDEFFKDFAPGFYVRPLHGDGLPTPQQIKVDVKENDGGYTVHAEIPGVPKEDIHVSLDGNVVSLRAEVRQHDQQTEGDKVLRSERYYGAVARSFQLPAEIDAQEAKAKYDHGVLTLTLPKKRGTGGQRIAIE, from the coding sequence ATGAATTCACTCGTGACCCGTGGCGGTCTTCTGGACGAATTTTTCAAGGACTTCGCGCCCGGCTTCTACGTGCGCCCGCTGCATGGCGACGGCCTGCCCACGCCGCAGCAGATCAAGGTGGACGTGAAGGAAAACGACGGCGGCTACACCGTGCACGCCGAGATTCCCGGCGTGCCCAAGGAAGACATCCATGTCTCGCTCGACGGCAACGTCGTGAGCCTGCGCGCCGAGGTGCGGCAGCACGACCAGCAGACCGAAGGCGACAAGGTGCTGCGCTCCGAACGCTATTACGGCGCCGTGGCCCGCTCGTTCCAGCTGCCGGCCGAGATCGACGCGCAGGAAGCGAAGGCGAAATACGACCACGGCGTGCTCACGCTGACGCTGCCCAAGAAACGCGGCACCGGCGGCCAGCGGATCGCGATCGAATAG
- a CDS encoding ABC transporter ATP-binding protein → MTAQGDAISAGMPLLQAAGLTRHYGTGTPVFRDVDLAVQPGEFIAIVGESGVGKSTLLNCLAGLDHWQAGSVRHGAADLGTMDDAERARWRRMHVGFVFQAFHVLPHLDVAQNVALPLMLLGRSDPARVDRMLEAVGLQGLGARLPRQLSGGQLQRVAIARALVHGPGLLLADEPTGNLDPATAERVMDLLVAQTRDHGAAMVLVTHSRTAAQRADRTLRLTADGIRPQAIAAG, encoded by the coding sequence ATGACGGCCCAGGGCGATGCGATCTCTGCGGGCATGCCGCTGCTGCAGGCGGCCGGGCTGACGCGCCACTACGGCACCGGCACGCCCGTGTTCCGCGACGTCGACCTGGCCGTGCAGCCCGGGGAATTCATCGCCATCGTCGGCGAATCCGGCGTGGGCAAGTCCACGCTGCTCAACTGCCTGGCCGGGCTGGACCATTGGCAGGCCGGCAGCGTGCGCCATGGCGCGGCCGACCTGGGCACCATGGACGATGCAGAGCGCGCCCGCTGGCGGCGCATGCACGTGGGGTTCGTGTTCCAGGCGTTCCACGTGCTGCCGCACCTGGACGTGGCGCAGAACGTGGCACTGCCGCTGATGCTGCTGGGCCGCAGCGACCCGGCGCGGGTGGACCGCATGCTGGAGGCCGTAGGCCTGCAGGGCCTGGGCGCGCGGCTGCCCCGGCAACTGAGCGGCGGCCAATTGCAGCGCGTGGCCATCGCGCGCGCGCTGGTGCACGGCCCGGGCCTGCTGCTGGCCGACGAGCCCACCGGCAACCTGGACCCGGCCACTGCGGAACGGGTGATGGACCTGCTCGTCGCGCAGACGCGCGACCACGGGGCCGCGATGGTGCTCGTCACCCATTCGCGGACCGCGGCGCAGCGCGCCGACCGCACGCTGCGCCTGACCGCGGACGGCATCCGGCCGCAGGCCATCGCGGCCGGCTGA
- the miaA gene encoding tRNA (adenosine(37)-N6)-dimethylallyltransferase MiaA produces MSTPPFLPAAGVPATHLPRGTAAPALPACLALAGPTASGKTAGALALARALAPHRPVEIVSVDSALVYRGMDIGTAKPTAAEQAAVPHHLIDIRDPLQPYSAAEFVADAQRLVREIQARGALPLLVGGTMLYFKALWDGIDDMPPADAAVRARLEAQAAAEGWPALHAELARVDPPTAARLAPGDSQRIQRALEVWHVSGRPLSSFHTRAATSGNAADAGHGPMPLFSLEPQDRAWLHERIARRFDAMLDEGFVDEVRRLRARGDLHPDLPSMRCVGYRQAWEALDAEERTGRLPLAELRERGIAATRQLAKRQVTWLRAMPWRHAIACDAPGATERWVAAALDALGVRA; encoded by the coding sequence ATGTCCACTCCCCCTTTCCTGCCGGCCGCCGGTGTGCCGGCAACCCACCTGCCCCGCGGAACGGCCGCGCCGGCGCTTCCCGCCTGCCTCGCGCTGGCGGGCCCTACCGCATCGGGCAAGACGGCCGGAGCCCTCGCCCTGGCCCGTGCGCTCGCACCCCACAGGCCCGTGGAAATCGTGAGCGTGGATTCGGCGCTGGTGTACCGCGGCATGGACATCGGCACGGCCAAGCCGACCGCCGCCGAGCAGGCGGCCGTGCCGCACCACCTGATTGACATCCGCGATCCGCTGCAACCCTACAGCGCAGCCGAATTCGTGGCCGACGCGCAACGGCTCGTGCGCGAGATCCAGGCGCGCGGCGCCCTGCCGCTGCTGGTGGGGGGCACGATGCTGTACTTCAAGGCGCTGTGGGACGGTATCGACGACATGCCGCCGGCCGACGCCGCCGTGCGGGCCCGGCTGGAAGCACAGGCCGCGGCCGAAGGCTGGCCGGCCCTGCATGCGGAGCTGGCCCGCGTGGATCCGCCGACGGCGGCCCGGCTGGCGCCCGGCGACAGCCAGCGCATCCAGCGGGCGCTGGAGGTCTGGCACGTGTCAGGGCGCCCGCTTTCGAGCTTTCACACCCGCGCGGCAACGTCCGGGAACGCAGCGGACGCGGGGCACGGGCCCATGCCGCTTTTTTCGCTGGAACCCCAGGACCGTGCGTGGCTGCACGAACGCATCGCCCGGCGCTTCGACGCCATGCTGGACGAGGGTTTCGTGGACGAAGTCCGGCGCCTGCGCGCGCGCGGCGACCTGCACCCGGACCTGCCGTCGATGCGCTGCGTGGGCTACCGGCAGGCATGGGAAGCGCTGGACGCCGAAGAGCGCACCGGCCGCCTTCCGCTGGCGGAACTGCGCGAGCGCGGCATCGCCGCCACCCGGCAGCTCGCCAAGCGGCAGGTCACCTGGCTGCGCGCGATGCCGTGGCGCCACGCGATCGCCTGCGATGCCCCCGGCGCCACGGAGCGCTGGGTGGCGGCCGCTCTCGACGCGCTCGGGGTGCGGGCATGA
- a CDS encoding SDR family oxidoreductase produces MIAITGASGQLGRLVIDALLRTVPAQNIVALVRNPAKVQDLAERGIVVRQADYAAPAGWDAALQGVRRLLLVSSSEVGQRTAQHRTVIDAARGAGVELLAYTSVLHADTSALELAREHRDTEALLRESGVPHVLLRNGWYTENYLAGVGAALQHGVLLGSAGEGRIASAARADYAEAAAAVLQAPDQTGKVHELAGDSAYTLAELAAEISRASGRAIPYRDLPEAEYAGVLEGAGLPAPFAAILAQSDAAAARGALFDGGGQLARLIGRPTTPWQGQAAEAVRAAMPG; encoded by the coding sequence ATGATCGCCATCACCGGAGCCTCCGGCCAGCTCGGCCGCCTCGTCATCGACGCCCTGCTGCGCACGGTTCCCGCCCAGAACATCGTGGCGCTGGTGCGCAACCCGGCCAAGGTGCAGGACCTCGCCGAACGCGGGATCGTGGTGCGGCAGGCGGACTACGCCGCCCCCGCTGGCTGGGATGCGGCCCTGCAGGGCGTGCGTCGGCTGCTGCTGGTCTCCAGCAGCGAAGTGGGGCAGCGGACGGCGCAGCACCGCACCGTCATCGATGCCGCGCGGGGCGCGGGCGTGGAACTGCTGGCCTACACCAGCGTGCTGCACGCGGACACCTCGGCCCTGGAACTGGCGCGCGAGCACCGGGACACCGAAGCGTTGCTGCGGGAATCCGGCGTGCCCCACGTGCTGCTGCGCAATGGCTGGTACACCGAGAACTACCTGGCCGGGGTGGGCGCCGCGCTGCAGCACGGCGTGCTGCTGGGCAGCGCGGGCGAAGGGCGCATTGCGTCGGCAGCGCGGGCGGACTATGCCGAAGCGGCCGCCGCGGTACTGCAGGCACCGGACCAGACCGGGAAGGTGCATGAACTGGCGGGCGACAGCGCCTATACGCTGGCGGAGCTGGCTGCGGAAATCTCCCGCGCGTCGGGCCGGGCCATTCCCTACCGCGACCTGCCCGAAGCGGAATACGCAGGGGTCCTGGAAGGTGCCGGGCTGCCCGCGCCGTTCGCAGCCATCCTGGCGCAGTCCGATGCCGCGGCGGCGCGGGGAGCGCTCTTCGACGGCGGCGGCCAGCTGGCACGGCTCATCGGCCGGCCGACCACGCCCTGGCAGGGCCAGGCGGCAGAGGCTGTCCGCGCCGCCATGCCGGGCTGA
- a CDS encoding winged helix-turn-helix transcriptional regulator: protein MDQRTAIPTSHPVSSGAPPGLSRPPPPSSDAQASLPLAELMRRGDVLSPDCPAREILQHVTSRWGVLVLVALDDRTLRFSELRRKVGGVSERMLAQTLQVLERDGFVDRRAYPVVPPHVEYRLTPLGREVGRHVQALADWIGGHLPEILAARGSAAASAAAAG from the coding sequence ATGGACCAGCGCACCGCCATCCCCACTTCACACCCCGTGTCCTCCGGCGCGCCCCCCGGGCTGTCGCGCCCTCCGCCTCCGTCCTCCGACGCCCAGGCGTCCCTGCCCCTGGCCGAACTGATGCGCCGGGGCGATGTGCTGTCGCCGGACTGCCCGGCGCGGGAGATCCTGCAGCACGTCACGAGCCGCTGGGGCGTGCTGGTGCTGGTGGCGCTCGACGACCGCACGCTGCGGTTCAGCGAGCTGCGGCGCAAGGTGGGCGGCGTGAGCGAGCGCATGCTGGCGCAGACGCTGCAGGTGCTGGAACGGGACGGTTTCGTGGATCGCCGGGCCTATCCCGTCGTGCCGCCGCATGTCGAGTACCGCCTGACGCCCCTCGGACGCGAGGTCGGCCGGCACGTGCAGGCCCTGGCCGACTGGATCGGCGGGCACCTGCCGGAGATCCTGGCGGCGAGGGGCTCCGCCGCGGCCTCCGCAGCCGCAGCGGGCTGA